The following is a genomic window from Bacteroidota bacterium.
AAGAAAGGGCCTCAATCGGGCGGTCTGTCTTCGCGAGCACATTTCCGAGGTTAAAATGGCCCTGGAAAAGCTCAGGATTCAGCGCTGTGGCGCGTTTGAACTTCTTTTCGGCCATTGCAAACTCACCGCGATCAAAGAAGATATTCCCCAAATTGTAATGGGCGAGGGCATTCTTTTCGTCGAGATGGAGCACCTGCTGATAAGCTTGTATCGCCTGTTCCTGCTCGCCGATTGCCAACAAGGTAGAGGCGCGATTGATCACCGCATCCAAATTAATGGGGTTGACAATCAATGCTTTATCGACATACTTCAAGGCTTGATCAAAATTCCCCTTGGTGTATTGTATGGCGGCCATGTTGGTCAGGACAGCATCCGCCAAGGGTACATCCTTTAAAATTTGGCCATAAAGTAGTTCGGCTTCCGCAAGTCGGCCGGCTTTGTGGGCAGCGACGGCCTTTGCGTAGCGTTGTTCCAATTCCTTCGTATTCATAGAGATTCAGCGGGTGGGCGGCGAAGTTACGGAAATTTTGGTGGCAGCAGACTAGCCTGATGGATTCAGGGGGCAAATGCTCCGTGGCGGTGTGGAAATGAAGCGCTTGCTGCCACAAAATTCAGGGTTTACATGAAAACAAATCATTGCATTTCCATGCCTGAAGCCTTTTACCTCCCCCATTTGAAGGAAAAAATCTAACTTGTATCCGAACACAAAAATGATTGCGATGAAGCGTTTGACGCATGTTATTGTTGCTATTCTGATGCTTTTGACGGTGGTTTTACCGTTGAAATCGGCCGCACAATGGATCACCCACGGACCAATTATTGGGGCTGTCGGCCCTGACAGTGCATCCGTTTACATCCGAAGTACGTTCGCGATGAGCTTCGATTTGGAATATTCCACCGATCCCCAATTTGGGAGTGGCGTATCAACGTTGAGTTCGGCGACGAGCCCCAATCTCGACAATTCGAAGATTGTTTCACTTCAAGGATTGGTGCCTTCGACGCGTTATTACCTCCGGTTCAAATTCTCAGGGCAAATCGATTCAACGCAAGGCAGCTTCAAAACCTTTCCCGTTTCCGGTCAAGCAGGCCACTACGTGCTGACGGCAGGTTCCTGTCAAGAAACCGCCGATATGGACGTATTTCTCGAAATTCCACGACACGACCCCGATCTTTTCATCCACCTCGGCGACTGGACCTATCCGAGTTATCAATTGCCGAGCAACTATCCCGAGGATTGGAGCATGGTAGAATTGAGTTACCGCAAGCGTTACGAGGAAATCAATATGCGCGAGATGTTGCGGGACTTGCCCGTGGACTATGTCTATGACGACGACGACTTCACCGAGGGGGGCAGCACCCGCAATTATTACAACGACATCCTGGATTCGACAGTGGGCCTCCTCACCTATCACCGCATTGTGGAAACCTATGTGCCCGACTCCGTGCGCCGAAATGTGATTAAAGGCTATCAGCAGTTTTTTCCGCATTATGGCCTCGTGGACACCAGCGAAGGGATTTTTCACAAGTTCACTTTGGGAAATGCAGAAGTGTTTTTCCTGGACACGCGCAGTACGGCGAGCCCCCTCAGCAGTACCTTGAAACTGGATACCCAATCCGGCCAATATTCCTTTGATCCGGGGCCGGACAATACCCTTCTACGGCAAATCCAGATGAATTGGTTGCTCGATGGACTCCGCAACAGCACAGCAGATTGGAAGGTGATTTGCATTGGCAATGTGTTCAACAAGAGTGAAAAACGCTACATCGACTTTGGATTGCAGAGTCAATTGGTGAATGTACCCGGGGTCGGATCGGGATTCAGTTTTGCGACGGCTTTCAGCAACAATTGGTCGGGTTTTCCAACGGATCAGAACCGGTTACTCAATTTCATCGACAGTCTGGGATTGAAGGACATTTTCATTTTGAGTGGCCAATCGCATAACAATGTGGTCGACGATGGAACCAATGCCGGCTTGCCGGAATTGAATGCCAGCGGATTGAGTGTCGCGGACCGCAGCCTTTCCCAGCAAATGCAATTGCTTTCCTTGTTTGGGTTGCCGGCATTGACCGATTCCCTGTGGAATGGCGGCGGAAACGGACTCAATGGTGGGAGCTTGAACAATGGCTTTGGCAAGGTCGAGATCTTTGGACGCGATTCCTGCCGGTTAAGCGCTGTCGACAAAGTCGGCGACGTGATGGGAAGTGTTTTGTTGTTGCATTCTTCCTTACTGAGCGCAGCAAACAATGCTGAGCCCGTCCTGGAATGGCAAGTCTCTCCAATCCCGAGCAATGATCAAATCACGATTCGCCTCGGCAACCCACCTTTTGTGGCGGATTTCCAGCTTGTGAATGAATTTGGTGCCGTGGTGAGATCAGGTAGAATGGTTGGGGGTGAATATGTGATGTCGATCGATCGGCTACCTGCGGGCGTGTATGCCTTACGCATCGTGCAAGGCGCACGGTCGGATGTGCGAAGGGTCGTGATTGCGCGCTAATCCGCAGATTACCAACCTATTCAACAATAATGGAACGCACCCAATGGCCTCCATTTATCTCAAAATCCAAGTAATACGTTCCTGGTACAGACTGTGGAAGTGTGATTTGGCCTTTTGAAGGTATTCCCTGTTTTTCGGTGATCAGCGTCCCTTTTGAATCCAGCATCCGTAGGTGGATGCTTGCCGATGGTGCTTGTTCAAATTCCCATCGAAGGATACCATGATTGGGGTTAGGAAAAACCTTGAGCCCTGCATTCCATGCGCTTGAGTTCGAAACGGGCACCACAAACAACGAATCAGAGGTCAGTCGATGGTGGAAAATGCTGTCGACCTGAACGGAAACCTTGTAGTTTCCTGGAGCTGTGACCCAAAGCGTATCTGATTGGCCTCCTAGCGCTGTGGAAACGGTATCTCCATCACGGTACCATTGCCAGGCATAGCCACCCGTCGTCCAAAGCTGCTGCCCATTTTGCTGCAATTGAGGTCTTGGCATCGCCATCACGCGCAGAATTTCGTTTGCCAATATTCGGTGCGTCGCCGAATCAGGATGGATCCCGTCGGGAAAGCCTGACGAAAGGTTTGCGGTAAAGCGTTGCAGGTCAATCTGATCCAAGCAATATTGGCGTGCATGTGCCTCGATTTTTGGCACGATCGAATCGGTCAACACCTGTGGATCAATCCCGAATAATCCGCTGAATGCCGTTGTGGGTAGCCCGATCCAGCAATGGGGATTGGAAGACAACGTATCGACAGCCCGCCACAAAGAATCATAATCTGCAGAAAATCGACTGCTGTAGGTTCCCCAAATTCCTGCCTTCGAATCGTTGATTCCCAGCAGAATCAATACCTCCTCAGGTCCAAAAAGCAACAAATGCCGGAATGGGTCGCTGAGGTGGTAGGGATTACCTGCCGCTCGAATCACAGCCGTACCCGAAGCTCCAAAATTCCCGACAAGGGTCCCGATTCCCAATGAATCTTGGATTACCGTCGTGAAACTCTCCCGCGGAGGATCTGAAAGCCCGTAGCCAAATGTAATGCTGTTCCCGACGAATGCCACCCGACGACCCGTGGGTGATGTGCAAGCCGAGTCACAAAATCCGAAGCAAACCATCGGCAAAAGGGTATCGTTCAATGGAACGGTCAGCAACCGATAGGTATTGAAAGCGCATTCGCCCCAAACGCCTTCCGTTTCCTGCCAAGTGTTGCCATTCACGAATTTGTACATGATCTCCGAACCTGTAGCCAAGTTGATCGATACAGCGTATTGCCCCACTCCTACCGCCGTCATCGCCGTGGCCGCCGGATCAAACCCGTTCAATGTTCCCAAAACATGAATGCCATTCGGAGAAAGATTGGGTTCATGGCTAAGATCGACTTGGAATGTCACCACAGTTGCCTTTCCTGTCTGGAAACCCAATGCCCAGAAGGCGATCAACACCCAAAAGCAAAGCATCAACCGTGGCTGAATCGTATTCATTCCCTCAAAATAGACGAAATTATTTCAGAAATGGCGAATCCAACCTCTCACGACCACGTTTGACGCTTCCGACCTGCGCTTTTCAATCAACCAGATCTATCTGCAATCTCCTGCGAGACGTTTATAGGCCCCCTGTCGAATTGGTAAAAAAGAAGATTGGCAGCCAGCCATTCCCAAGGGAACAACCGACTGCCAATTCTCCATTTTCAATTATCAACTTTACATTGACAGA
Proteins encoded in this region:
- a CDS encoding alkaline phosphatase D family protein; this translates as MKRLTHVIVAILMLLTVVLPLKSAAQWITHGPIIGAVGPDSASVYIRSTFAMSFDLEYSTDPQFGSGVSTLSSATSPNLDNSKIVSLQGLVPSTRYYLRFKFSGQIDSTQGSFKTFPVSGQAGHYVLTAGSCQETADMDVFLEIPRHDPDLFIHLGDWTYPSYQLPSNYPEDWSMVELSYRKRYEEINMREMLRDLPVDYVYDDDDFTEGGSTRNYYNDILDSTVGLLTYHRIVETYVPDSVRRNVIKGYQQFFPHYGLVDTSEGIFHKFTLGNAEVFFLDTRSTASPLSSTLKLDTQSGQYSFDPGPDNTLLRQIQMNWLLDGLRNSTADWKVICIGNVFNKSEKRYIDFGLQSQLVNVPGVGSGFSFATAFSNNWSGFPTDQNRLLNFIDSLGLKDIFILSGQSHNNVVDDGTNAGLPELNASGLSVADRSLSQQMQLLSLFGLPALTDSLWNGGGNGLNGGSLNNGFGKVEIFGRDSCRLSAVDKVGDVMGSVLLLHSSLLSAANNAEPVLEWQVSPIPSNDQITIRLGNPPFVADFQLVNEFGAVVRSGRMVGGEYVMSIDRLPAGVYALRIVQGARSDVRRVVIAR